One window of the Populus nigra chromosome 4, ddPopNigr1.1, whole genome shotgun sequence genome contains the following:
- the LOC133690954 gene encoding uncharacterized protein LOC133690954 isoform X2 translates to MELEVSSPISSSAVDLEERNKQTDKDQVRVRRKTLVVVLQQCQRALELLNNTDSVEDDDEGDTSGAESREVKSSPSRDCSSTSFGDREADELCDLLKSRVECPEFLEKLELECAQLPGSQYITDGSSWDMVSGDDLWEGENDGSDQEDYVLVQQEDIVEGIACFMAAYLLSLKQTKDLAPAQLQEALSKTFSVKKKTGKLRKAWDGSKVIYNAASWGATAIGLYQNPVLFRAASKAFWTSCHVMSKLL, encoded by the exons ATGGAACTCGAGGTTTCCAGTCCGATATCTTCGTCGGCTGTGGATTTGGAGGAGAGAAACAAGCAAACAGACAAGGATCAAGTTCGCGTGAGGAGAAAAACCTTGGTGGTGGTACTGCAGCAGTGCCAGAGAGCTCTTGAATTGCTAAACAACACTGACAGCGTTGAAGATGACGATGAAGGAGATACCAGTGGCGCAGAATCCAGGGAAGTGAAGTCGTCTCCGAGCCGAGACTGCTCATCAACTTCTTTCGGCGATCGAGAAGCCGATGAG TTATGCGACCTCCTCAAATCAAGAGTTGAATGCCCTGAATTTCTTGAGAAGCTAGAGTTAGAGTGTGCTCAACTGCCAGGTTCACAATACATTACTG ATGGTAGTTCCTGGGACATGGTCAGTGGAGATGATCTCTGGGAAGGTGAAAATGATGGATCAGATCAGGAAGATTATGTTCTTGTCCAGCAAGAAGATATAGTAGAGGGTATCGCTTGCTTCATGGCTGCCTATTTGTTGTCCCTTAAACAGACAAAG GACTTGGCCCCTGCACAACTCCAGGAAG CCCTTAGCAAGACATTCTCAGTCAAAAAGAAAACAGGAAAGCTTCGAAAGGCCTGGGATGGAAGCAAAGTCATTTATAATGCAGCCTCTTGGGGAGCAACTGCCATTGG GCTATATCAAAACCCTGTGCTCTTCAGGGCTGCCTCTAAAGCCTTCTGGACTTCCTGTCATGTTATGTCCAAGCTTCTCTGA
- the LOC133692034 gene encoding uncharacterized protein LOC133692034: MFREGLDSRWAREQKEATAFAHSSLRPRIDPIRNGRGFGLPPASKFRSGHLPSSAIPLPRTLPPDADDSRSVSDNDMVTESDEDDVYGGRYSFDSSPQDEKVPNSTTNQRRYGNAARRTSRYASDYGYSDVSSSMETVAGRGGNFSESLVRGNARYASVGRNGYTEDEEEGSDSAGSSEFSASQVGSVSSALPRSKLHVSEGYASSVPSQANVETVAAKDLHSRNLKNNKFSHDDDIPSAPPFCGGQEIKEGAQKAFVMHEAAGPENSHGLYTNNDPNKIKNATGVKLKDNSGDQNPDKFARATAGAEAGTSGSNPARVPTFHASALGPWHAVIAYDGCVRLCLHAWARGCMEAPMFLENECALLREAFSVHHVLLQSEEELLAKRSSELVCEGAAPKPKKIIGKMKVQVRKVKTSLDPPSGCSISSLSAPKLKLDVVQYRLSKFQSSLSSAWKTFRKIRVAPRVPANGSFSRQSLAYVHASTQYIKQVSGLLKIGVTSLRNSSSSYEVVQETYSCSLRLKSSAEEDAIKLQPGSGETHVFFPDSLGDDLIVEVLDSKGKYYGRVLAQVASIAEDSVDKLRWWSIYREPEHELVGKLQLYINYSTSSDDSNLKCGSVAETVAYDLVLEVAMKVQHFQQRNLLLYGSWKWLLAEFATYYGVSDVYTKLRYLSYIMDVATPTADCLTLVYDLLKPVIMKGHNKSMLSHQENRILGEIKDQIEQVLSVGFENYKSLDESSLSGIMDVFKPATGLAAPALEPAVKLYTLLHDILSPEAQTNLTHYFQAAAKKRSRRHLTETDEFVNNNNEATLMDSVAMSTAYQKMSSLCMNIKNEIQTDIEIHNQHILPSFIDLPILSSSIYSTELCSRLRAFLLACPPSGPSPPVAELVIATADFQRDLASWNISPVKGGVDAKELFHLYIMIWIQDKRLSLLESCKLDKVKWSGVRTQHSTTPFVDDMYDRLRDTLEQYEVIICRWPEYIFVLENAIADVEKAIVEALDKQYTDVLAPLKENLEPSKFGLKYVKKLTKRSVCSYIVPDELGILLNSMKRMLDVLRPKIETQFKAWGSCMPNGGHTAPGERLSEVTVMLRAKFRSYLQAVVEKLAENTKLQNPTKLKKILQESKESMVESDIQSRMQPLKDQLTNTITHLQSVFETHVFVAICRGYWDRMGQDVLSFLENRKENRSWYKGSRIAVSVLDDTFASHMQQLLGNALQEKDLEPPRSIMEVRSMLCKDAPNHKDSTYYY, translated from the exons atgttccgTGAAGGACTTGACAGCCGTTGGGCTCGAGAG CAGAAAGAAGCAACTGCATTCGCACATTCAAGTTTAAGACCTAGAATTGATCCAATTAGAAACGGCCGAGGGTTTGGCTTACCTCCAGCTTCTAAATTCAGAAGTGGACACTTGCCATCCTCGGCAATTCCGTTACCTAGAACCCTACCGCCTGATGCCGATGATAGCCGGTCTGTCTCAGACAATGACATGGTCACGGAGTCAGACGAGGATGATGTTTATGGTGGACGGTATTCCTTCGATTCATCTCCACAGGACGAAAAAGTCCCCAATTCCACCACTAATCAACGAAGATATGGAAATGCTGCCCGAAGGACCTCGCGATATGCCAGTGATTATGGGTACTCTGATGTTAGTTCTTCTATGGAGACTGTGGCAGGTAGAGGGGGGAATTTCTCTGAGAGTTTGGTTAGAGGGAATGCGCGGTATGCTTCTGTTGGAAGGAATGGTTATACGGAGGATGAGGAGGAGGGATCAGATTCGGCAGGTAGTTCAGAGTTTTCTGCCAGTCAAGTTGGGAGTGTTAGTAGTGCTTTGCCGAGGAGTAAATTACATGTTTCAGAGGGTTATGCTTCAAGTGTACCTTCTCAAGCTAATGTAGAAACTGTTGCTGCCAAG GATTTGCATTCCAGAAACCtgaagaataataaattttctcATGATGATGACATTCCCAGTGCGCCTCCATTTTGTGGAGGTCAGGAAATTAAAGAAGGTGCCCAAAAAGCATTTGTAATGCATGAAGCAGCTGGCCCTGAAAATTCACATGGTCTCTATACCAATAAtgatccaaataaaataaaaaacgcaACCGGAGTTAAACTGAAGGACAATAGTGGAGACCAGAATCCAGATAAGTTTGCAAG AGCAACTGCTGGTGCAGAGGCTGGCACATCTGGTTCAAACCCAGCTCGAGTCCCAACATTTCATGCAAG TGCATTGGGGCCATGGCATGCTGTAATTGCATATGATGGGTGTGTGCGGCTTTGCCTTCATGCTTGGGCTAGGGGTTGCATGGAAGCACCAATGTTCTTGGAAAATGAATGTGCTTTACTACGGGAGGCATTTAG TGTACATCACGTGCTACTACAATCAGAAGAGGAACTATTGGCAAAGCGCTCTTCTGAGCTTGTTTGTGAGGGAGCTGCCCCAAAGCCTAAGAAAATAATTGGGAAGATGAAGGTGCAAG TCCGTAAAGTTAAAACAAGTCTCGACCCTCCCAGTGGCTGTAGTATTTCATCTCTTTCAGCACCAAAGCTAAAATTGGATGTGGTCCAGTATCGCTTATCCAAGTTTCAGTCATCGCTTTCTTCTGCTTGGAAAACTTTTCGAAAAATCCGTGTCGCCCCTCGTGTGCCTGCAAATGGTTCTTTCTCACGCCAAAGCTTGGCATATGTGCATGCCAGCACTCAGTACATCAAACAGGTTTCAGGACTTCTGAAGATTGGTGTTACTAGTCTACGCAACAGCTCATCATCATATGAAGTTGTGCAAG AAACTTACTCCTGCTCATTGAGACTGAAAAGTTCAGCAGAAGAGGATGCCATCAAGTTGCAGCCTGGATCTGGTGAAACTCATGTATT CTTTCCAGATAGTCTAGGGGATGATCTAATTGTTGAAGTACTAGATTCCAAAGGGAAATATTATGGCCGTGTCCTTGCTCAAGTCGCTAGTATTGCTGAAGACTCG GTTGATAAGCTCCGCTGGTGGTCTATATACCGAGAACCAGAACATGAGCTTGTGGGCAAACTGCAGCTCTACATAAATTACTCAACAAGTTCAGATGACAGTAATCTCAAG TGTGGCTCTGTAGCCGAAACTGTTGCGTATGACCTCGTTCTAGAAGTTGCCATGAAGGTTCAACATTTTCAACAAAGGAATCTGTTGCTTTATGGTTCATGGAAATGGCTCCTAGCTGAATTTGCCACATATTATGGAGTATCCGATGTCTATACCAAGCTGAG GTATCTTTCATATATAATGGATGTAGCTACACCAACAGCTGACTGCCTGACTTTGGTGTATGATTTGTTAAAGCCTGTTATTATGAAGGGCCACAACAAGAGCATGCTGAGTCATCAAGAg AACCGAATCCTGGGAGAAATCAAGGATCAGATTGAACAGGTTCTTTCTGTTGGTTTTGAGAACTACAAGTCTCTTGATGAATCATCACTGTCTGGTATTATGGATGTGTTCAAGCCTGCAACTGGGCTTGCAGCACCTGCCTTGGAGCCTGCTGTCAAGCTTTATACTCTTCTTCACGACATACTGTCTCCGGAGGCACAAACAAATTTAACTCATTATTTCCAG GCTGCTGCCAAGAAAAGATCAAGAAGGCACTTGACTGAGACAGATGAATTTGTTAACAACAATAATGAAGCAACATTGATGGATTCTGTTGCTATGTCTACTGCTTATCAGAAGATGAGTTCTCTTTGTATGaacattaaaaatgaaattcagACTGACATCGAAATACACAATCAACATATACTTCCGag TTTCATAGACCTTCCAATTTTATCTTCGTCCATATACAGCACAGAGCTTTGTAGTAGATTGCGTGCTTTCTTGCTTGCATGCCCCCCATCCGGTCCTTCACCCCCTGTAGCAGAACTTGTTATTGCAACAGCTGATTTTCAGAGGGACCTTGCAAGCTGGAACATTAG tcCTGTGAAAGGAGGAGTGGATGCAAAAGAACTGTTTCATCTGTATATCATGATATGGATACAAGACAAGCGCCTTTCTTTGCTGGAATCGTGCAAATTAGACAAG GTAAAATGGTCAGGTGTCAGGACGCAACATTCTACAACCCCCTTTGTGGATGACATGTATGACCGCCTTAGAGATACACTGGAACAGTATGAAGTAATTATATGCAGATGGCCAGAGTATATCTTTGTTCTAGAGAAT GCTATTGCTGATGTCGAAAAGGCTATAGTGGAAGCTTTGGACAAGCAATATACAGACGTTCTAGCACCATTGAAGGAGAACTTGGAACCTTCGAAATTCGGCCTCAAGTATGTGAAGAAGCTTACAAAACGATCTGTTTGCTCATATATTGTCCCTGATGAG CTTGGAATTCTGCTTAATTCCATGAAGAGGATGCTTGATGTCCTGCGTCCTAAGATAGAAACTCAATTTAAGGCATGGGGTTCTTGCATGCCTAATGGTGGACACACTGCTCCTGGAGAGCGTCTTAGTGAAGTGACTGTCATGCTAAGAGCCAAATTTAGAAGTTATCTGCAGGCTGTTGTAGAAAAGCTAGCAGAGAAT ACCAAATTACAGAATCctacaaaattgaaaaagattctCCAAGAATCAAAGGAATCTATGGTTGAATCTGATATTCAAAGTAGGATGCAGCCACTGAAAGACCAGCTGACAAACACAATTACCCACCTGCAATCTGTTTTTGAGACTCATGTCTTTGTTGCTATCTGCCGAGGTTACTGGGACCGAATGGGGCAG GATGTTCTGAGCTTCTTGGAAAACAGGAAAGAAAATCGATCATGGTATAAAGGTTCACGAATTGCAGTGTCT GTCTTGGATGATACTTTTGCCTCGCACATGCAGCAGCTGCTTGGAAATGCACTACAGGAGAAAGACCTCGAGCCTCCTAGATCGATCATGGAAGTTCGCTCAATGCTCTGCAAGGATGCTCCAAATCACAAAGACAGCACCTATTACTATTAA
- the LOC133690954 gene encoding uncharacterized protein LOC133690954 isoform X1, protein MELEVSSPISSSAVDLEERNKQTDKDQVRVRRKTLVVVLQQCQRALELLNNTDSVEDDDEGDTSGAESREVKSSPSRDCSSTSFGDREADELCDLLKSRVECPEFLEKLELECAQLPGSQYITEDGSSWDMVSGDDLWEGENDGSDQEDYVLVQQEDIVEGIACFMAAYLLSLKQTKDLAPAQLQEALSKTFSVKKKTGKLRKAWDGSKVIYNAASWGATAIGLYQNPVLFRAASKAFWTSCHVMSKLL, encoded by the exons ATGGAACTCGAGGTTTCCAGTCCGATATCTTCGTCGGCTGTGGATTTGGAGGAGAGAAACAAGCAAACAGACAAGGATCAAGTTCGCGTGAGGAGAAAAACCTTGGTGGTGGTACTGCAGCAGTGCCAGAGAGCTCTTGAATTGCTAAACAACACTGACAGCGTTGAAGATGACGATGAAGGAGATACCAGTGGCGCAGAATCCAGGGAAGTGAAGTCGTCTCCGAGCCGAGACTGCTCATCAACTTCTTTCGGCGATCGAGAAGCCGATGAG TTATGCGACCTCCTCAAATCAAGAGTTGAATGCCCTGAATTTCTTGAGAAGCTAGAGTTAGAGTGTGCTCAACTGCCAGGTTCACAATACATTACTG AAGATGGTAGTTCCTGGGACATGGTCAGTGGAGATGATCTCTGGGAAGGTGAAAATGATGGATCAGATCAGGAAGATTATGTTCTTGTCCAGCAAGAAGATATAGTAGAGGGTATCGCTTGCTTCATGGCTGCCTATTTGTTGTCCCTTAAACAGACAAAG GACTTGGCCCCTGCACAACTCCAGGAAG CCCTTAGCAAGACATTCTCAGTCAAAAAGAAAACAGGAAAGCTTCGAAAGGCCTGGGATGGAAGCAAAGTCATTTATAATGCAGCCTCTTGGGGAGCAACTGCCATTGG GCTATATCAAAACCCTGTGCTCTTCAGGGCTGCCTCTAAAGCCTTCTGGACTTCCTGTCATGTTATGTCCAAGCTTCTCTGA